The Helicoverpa zea isolate HzStark_Cry1AcR chromosome 2, ilHelZeax1.1, whole genome shotgun sequence DNA window aactgGCAAAGGGAATCGGATAGACAAACAATAACTAAATGATTTATTGTGAACATTAGTTaagagaaaacaaaataatggagAAAATATCCATATTATTAGTTTTGCAAGGACCTATTACCAGTacccttattcgctaactttcggattttcagctgtcaactggcctcagttgtcaaccgaactttgatgtcaactgACAATTCCAAAACATCGGTATTTagtatcgcatgaagtggacATCAGTGGATATCTTTTCACGGTGCTTAACGTAAAAACTATGGTGACTAGCAGGGGTACTCTTGACAACTCTagtttttatcgactattatactgctaaggtGGAAATACcttattagcattacattactacgtttgagagaacgctttattttcaacgtgttatacatttaaaaacaatctgtctcggtaaaattcagtatttgctttctattgtgtgtgaacttggtgtctaaagttccgtgtggttgaacaatattttaactgagaacattgtgagtattgtagttattGTGAATTAAACAACTTAAATTCCTGTTTTGCATGCAAAGCAATAATTGATacaccattttattattatttaggtttAAAATGCCAGGACGCAGGAAAGTGTCACTGAGGCAAATGGAGCTGCTTCTAGAGTTTGCGCATTCCCATCGCGACATAGCGTTGGGCCGCTTTCCGCCAGGTCCTCAGGGAGTGCGGGACACTCGAGAAGCATGGCGGTCGATTTCGGTGGCACTTAACTGTGTCGGCAGCGGAGCCACTAAAACGCCGGACCAATGGCGCCGAGTACGtttacttctttatttaaaaaacagcaCTTTAGCATGTTTGTATGGTGGCACGACTATATCTCATAATATTCACTTGCTTTTAATTTTGGATACTTACTTTGCATCTGTAAAACTTAATAGTAACTCattgataacttttttttattttgctttttctaagtttttgtCACTGAATGAATGTAACATTGTTTGCATGTGTAACTAAccagtaactgttttttttgtcaagtATTGGATAGAGttcaaagcaaaaacaaaaggaaaagcTGCAGACATGCGGAGGAGCACATCTGCGACTGGTGGAGGCCCTAACAGGCTGGTCCCTCTTAACTATATAGAGGAAAAGGTGCTGGCTTTGTTAGGCCCTGTTGTGGTTGAGGGATTGCCTGGTGTGCGCTTGCCCATTGATGttagtttaatttcatataaatataatttaagttttattgtcatCCGCTTCATTGAAACTACTACTTTATTTGTCAGGATGTTATGTGGTTTCTTTACgcatattgaaaagaaaattatttcttcaGATATTGTCACTTGGTGACCCACCAACTTCCCAGCCATCGATGTCTGGAGCTGTGGCTGTACACACCTCACAGCCTCCGGTGCCTCCTAAGCCCTCAACCTCTACTTATGATGAGCAGATAATGGAGGTTGAATGGCTTGACGACAGCCTTCTAGAGGGGACACAGCCTGTGGAGCAGatgcctgctgcagaggctgtggagcagatgcctgctgcagaggctgtggagcagacgcctgctgcagaggctgtggagcagacgcctgctgcagaggctgcggagcagacgcctgctgcagaggctgtggagcagatGCCTGCTGCAGGGGCTGTGGAGCCCACACTATCCAGTGAGGCTGCTATTAGTAAGTacttcttaattaataaataaaaaacagctttttattttatttttactaggcCTAGCGATAAGCAAGTAGTAATTAGGTAGTAGTAATTGTATTGTAAGGTGTATTATCCTGTAGTTAAATCAttgtaattatatatatttttctagggAATTCTGAGAGAGATGGTCCACAATGTTCAACCCCGAGCCAGCGTCAACGACCACGACGAGCGAatggttaataattttatttcaataacaaaaattttgataattttactactactatactactattatatcgggtgtgtcgttcacaatcacattaaatcatatcgcatatactttatgatattctatggcgaattgtaaaaaaaataacctaatccattcagtggtttaaccacaggagtcatttttcgtttttataatttacaacatcatgtgtaaagcagagataaatttaggagtatcgtatgttttgatcagttgacagctgtcaggtttcaagggagaatttcaattgtttgtaatgattgttttatatggtgttctaagttttgcacatttttattccatttactttgtttgaaaaaatcatttttttagttttacgtatttttcttttttctttgtgttaatcgacatatattaaccagtatattaacgcatttcatttaatgtgattatgaacgacacacccgatatatgcatgtaagccaaaaagaaaaatagtcacaaatattattttttcagttcgCAGAGAGGAGTCAATACCTCGTTGGGCCTATGACCTGGAATTGAGGAGAATAGAGGTGGAGACCCGACTCACAGAAGCAGTGGAGGGGATGCTTGGGGTTTTAAGAGACATTCGGGACGACTACCGCCGGCAAACAAACCGGGAATGATTACCTACtgcgttggtctagttgtcgttCCGAATGTTGCAAACAATGTATCCTCCGCGGCCCCCCCCTCTATCTTTTGGGTCCAATGTTTAAAAACGTCAGCGGTTTTACCCATGCCCATAGGACCCCTTGTAAGTGGATGTCTACACCCTACGTTGTGattgttaattagtttttatattaaaaaagattttaattagaataattattattaagtgaaattttaaataatgttgtaccTTTTATTCTAAGAATAAATAGCGTTTATAAGACttaactagttttattttaggtacttaccCTATTCATTTTactaggagctactgcctatcttaccTGATCAACTCAGTTAAAACaaaactccttggtaagactggttattggtaattcaaactcaaactaaaattatattttatttatttaaaataggcgCATAAAAGTTCACAAGTAGAAAAGCTCTTGCGaaatgtcaagctagttgcacggttccaaggagtgggtctcatggagaagaaccggcaagaaactccatagacactcttttaaaaaaaatcaattttttacaataattttcatatagtGCTAGTTATccctgagaaagttatacaatgcaagtgaagctaatgtattgaatgaataaattatataaaactattttaatgcaACTATGTTAAgaggaaattaaattatataattcaaataatgttacttggtaaGCCAAGTTTTGAAATAGGTACCGCATCCTGCGGCTCGTTCAGCTCGCCTTGGTGGGGAAGTGCTGGGAATCTTGCACCTCGcatgcccgtggtcgccggggaagccacatgtgaagaaagaaaaaaaaatgagttatttTAACGACAGTCATCCcaatcaaataaaatggttttaagtaaatatttaaactttagttCTTACACATAGTGTTGCCGAATGTCCCGATTTTCAGGGTTTTGGGTCTGGGTCTGGGGGCGCCTCGCGATTTgtacctgaaaaaaataaaaatatatataaatttagGTAATCGATATAAAACTATACTTGCACTAATAGCGTAGAAAGCATtgattaaacatttaaaattacactatttatcttatatagttttgaaaaatttaataaataattttaaagtattactcactaaatagataaatattctTAAACCATTAATAATGCCAGGAAGAGTTTATAAATTAGTCCTGGTATTCCATAATCTTTGGACTAGAATATCTCTGGTCCTTGAATTATCTAGATTTGCTGCAGCTCTAATCTGTTGGGAGATTTGGCTCTGTTCCAAATAGTCAGACTCTTCACTCTCAGGCTCCGGCAGAGGAACATTGTGTATGTTTGCTATATTGTGTAGTACAACACATGCATTCACAATTTTAGCCACAGTCACTGGGTCATAGTGAAGAACCCTATGTGCTAATAAACAGCGCCAACGATTCTTTAATACACCTATGCAACGCTCAACGGTATTGCGAACTTTGCAATGCAGTGTGGTGTAATGTTCCTCTGGTGAACCGACAGCAGCCTCTAATATAGGTGTCATCATCCAAGGGCGTTGTGCATATCCAGAATCACCTGAAATTTCagtaatataagtaaaatacctgttttatttgaaaatacttgacaaatacaatccaatatttatatacctaatagcCAACAATGCTCCCCAGATCTTTCCAATCCTTCTAGGTGAGATTTAATGCAGCATTGGTTCCACACAAATGAATCATGTGATGCACCTCCATAGGATGCATCAACATGCAGTATTTGCAAATTCGCATCACAAATCTGCAATAGATAGGTATAACATACTGTACAGTCAGccatcagcgcaagtgccaaaACCAAACAACTTGACATGGATCTTTTATCATtgatctttttttgtaaataattgtcgTACAAATTCTGGTCTACGCTGCCCTATGCGTCGAATGGTAGATACCTACAATAAAGCATTTATTGATATTGACATTTTTGTATGCTCTAAGTCCAAATTTAAGAATGATGTAATGAAACTGTTATTGGAAgttgaattaaattgaatttatttattttatacctacatattactctttgattataatattattatcattatattgaattgaatatgtACGATTATGATCTTGATGTTTAATATGACTTGATTTTGTGctgtattgttttaatgttaaattggattttgtataattttattgtttattattgtgattatgatggtgatttgattttgtttcgttttgcagtacctattttaattaattatttatttgtaatgttttaataccattgctatgtatagtatttattgaattaatagcagcgttttacctgaaataaaacgcatattaaatacttaccttatttgaagcttactagtttggagataggcacctacgtgttttccgcttttatctccgtccttttctaccccatatcttgcatctctctcgcacaccgaccagtttcactccccaccaggcaggaggcgacgagtgttctcggcggccacagttcgtcattgagtcgaaaacaccaggcagaaattaaaatgtaagcttcaaataaggtaagtatttaatatgcgttttatttcaggtaaaacgctgctattaaattcttgaccgttatttgaagcttactagtttgagacgtgtttgttatcgcctggtggaagtggacgccaatgtgagcaaaagcacaatgaaattgtgtatgtaaataggtacttaggtacacgagtaatcacatgtaagtatgtgtattgcgtcctggaatactaatgtaatcaaagttaactggtactggtactcagctacatcctgttagactggaagccgaccccaacatagttgggaaatgggctcgaaggatgagtaataaaaattaaaagagagatgcaagaacaaaagcaaaaatgattt harbors:
- the LOC124637972 gene encoding uncharacterized protein LOC124637972 isoform X1 — protein: MPGRRKVSLRQMELLLEFAHSHRDIALGRFPPGPQGVRDTREAWRSISVALNCVGSGATKTPDQWRRYWIEFKAKTKGKAADMRRSTSATGGGPNRLVPLNYIEEKVLALLGPVVVEGLPGVRLPIDILSLGDPPTSQPSMSGAVAVHTSQPPVPPKPSTSTYDEQIMEVEWLDDSLLEGTQPVEQMPAAEAVEQMPAAEAVEQTPAAEAVEQTPAAEAAEQTPAAEAVEQMPAAGAVEPTLSSEAAIRNSERDGPQCSTPSQRQRPRRANVRREESIPRWAYDLELRRIEVETRLTEAVEGMLGVLRDIRDDYRRQTNRE
- the LOC124637972 gene encoding uncharacterized protein LOC124637972 isoform X2, which encodes MPGRRKVSLRQMELLLEFAHSHRDIALGRFPPGPQGVRDTREAWRSISVALNCVGSGATKTPDQWRRYWIEFKAKTKGKAADMRRSTSATGGGPNRLVPLNYIEEKILSLGDPPTSQPSMSGAVAVHTSQPPVPPKPSTSTYDEQIMEVEWLDDSLLEGTQPVEQMPAAEAVEQMPAAEAVEQTPAAEAVEQTPAAEAAEQTPAAEAVEQMPAAGAVEPTLSSEAAIRNSERDGPQCSTPSQRQRPRRANVRREESIPRWAYDLELRRIEVETRLTEAVEGMLGVLRDIRDDYRRQTNRE
- the LOC124637972 gene encoding uncharacterized protein LOC124637972 isoform X3 produces the protein MPGRRKVSLRQMELLLEFAHSHRDIALGRFPPGPQGVRDTREAWRSISVALNCVGSGATKTPDQWRRILSLGDPPTSQPSMSGAVAVHTSQPPVPPKPSTSTYDEQIMEVEWLDDSLLEGTQPVEQMPAAEAVEQMPAAEAVEQTPAAEAVEQTPAAEAAEQTPAAEAVEQMPAAGAVEPTLSSEAAIRNSERDGPQCSTPSQRQRPRRANVRREESIPRWAYDLELRRIEVETRLTEAVEGMLGVLRDIRDDYRRQTNRE